ACCAAGTATTGAATCAGTTACCGCCTCCATTTCATCCTCAAGGATTTTCAATCTTCTTTGTACTTCTTCAAAAATTTCTTCATATTCATCAATTTTTGCCGTGTAGTAGATATTGGATTCACCAAATCGGATACTGTCAATATGGTATTTTTCATAGACGAGAGACATGTAGTTCCGATTTTTTTCCAAATGAACGTTCTGAAGGTTTGAGGTTCCAACCGCCAGATGCATATCATAGAGCATCAAAATCATGGTATCCTTACTGATAAGGTCTGCAGGTTTATCAAATTCTATTTTGCTTTTGCAGGAAAAGAATACAATCAAGAACAGAAAAAAGGCCAATTTTTTCATATTCTGTCAAATGTTAAGCGTTTTCCTTTGATCTGATCATTAAAAGCACCATTATTATATATAAGTTGACCGTTTACAAAGGTTTTAAGAACTTTTGAATGAAAGGTTACCCCTTCAAATGGCGACCAGCCGCATTTATAAAGAATATTTGATTTCTCAACCTGGTATTCACAATCAGGGTCAACCAGAACCAAATCGGCATAGTAACCTTCTCTAATAAAGCCTCTTTTTTCAATTTCAAAAAGTATTGCCGGATTATGACACATTTTCTCAACCATTTTTTCAAGGCTTATTTTATTCTTTCTAACTGACTCGAGCATTGCCTGAAGCGCATGCTGAACAAGAGGGCCTCCACTAGGTGCTTTTGTATAAACCTGATTCTTTTCTTCCAGGGTATGTGGTGCATGATCTGTTGCCAATACATCAATTCTGTCATCAAGTAATGCTTCCCATAAGCCTTTTTTATCATTTTCACTCTTAACCGCCGGATTCCACTTTATCAGGGTTCCTTTTTCTTTATAATCCCGATCATCAAACCATAAATGATGGGTACATACTTCAGCGGTAATACGTTTTTCTTTTAGCGGTATTTTATTCGTGAATAATTCCGTTTCCTTAGCTGTTGAAAGATGGAAAACATGCAGCCTTGCCCCTGTTTTTTTAGCAAGTTCGATGGCTTTTGACGATGATTTATAACAAGCTTCGGCACTTCTGATAACTGGATGCAATTCTATAGGGATATCATCACCATAAATGCTTTTTTGCTTGTCTAAATTATTTTTTATAGTTGTCTCGTCCTCGCAATGAACGGCGATTAGAAGATTTGTTGATGAAAATATTTTTTCAAGGACTTCTTCATCATCTACTAACATATTTCCCGTAGAGGAGCCTAAAAACAGTTTTATGGCAGCCACTTTCTTAGGATCTGTTTTTAAAAGCTCTTCCAGGTTATCATTTGTTCCTCCCATCATAAAAGAGAAGTTCGCATAGGAAACTTTTGCCGCTATTTTGAATTTATCTTCAAGTAATTTCTGAGTCGTCGCCTGAGGAACCGTATTTGGCATTTCAATAAAAGAAGTAATTCCACCGGCCACAGCTGCTCGCGATTCTGTTTCAATATTTGCTTTATGAGTAAGTCCGGGTTCTCTGAAATGGACCTGATCATCAATAATTCCGGGTATTATCAATTTTCCCGAAGCATTAATGATCAGAGTATCTTCAGGAAATACTTCTATCTGGGGGGCTACTTTTTTTATAAATTCTCCTTCAATCAAAATATCCTGAACCGAGGATTTCCCTTCATTTACAATTTTAGCTCCTTTTATTAAAGTATTCATTGCCATTTACTTTTGCTTTTTCTTTGGAGGCTTTGGTAAACCCGAAAACCTCATTTTAATTATTCCGAAAATAGCTTCGGTTATTATTGTTTTGCTCATTTTAGATTCTCCAAGGGTGCGATCCGTGAAAATCACAGAAACCTCCTGAATATTAAAACCATGTTTCCAGGCTTTGAATTTCATTTCAATCTGAAAGGCATATCCAACAAACTTAATTTTATCTAACTGTATCGTTTCCAGTACTTTTCTATTATAACACACAAACCCGGCCGTTGTGTCATTGTAAGGCATACCCGTGACAAACTGAACGTATTTTGAAGCAAAATAAGACAGTAATACTCTTTTCATTGGCCAGTTGACTACATTAACACCTTTAGAATACCTAGAACCTATTGAAACATCTGCACCATGTTCAACACATTTATTATATAGTCTTACGAGGTCCTTGGGATTATGCGAAAAATCCGCATCCATCTCAATGATGTAATCATACTTTCTTTCGATTGCCCATTTAAAACCGTGAATATAGGCTCTTCCTAAGCCATCCTTTTTGTTTCTAACCTCAAGATAAAGACTTTTCGGGTGTTCTATCTGTAATTTTCTAACGATATCTGCCGTACCATCTGGAGAATTGTCGTCAACAATTAAAATGTCAAAAGATTTTTCCTGAGAAAATGTGGCATTTATGATATTCTCAATATTTTCCTTCTCATTATAGGTAGGGATGATGACCAGCGTATCTTGCATAATACTTGTTTAATTGGCACAAAGGTAAAATAAATAATTGCTAATTTTGTGTTAAGATCAAGCTTAATGAAAATTATCAAAGACCACAAATTTCAGTTTTTCTCACTCCTTATTTTGTTTTTTATTCTAAACTTCCTGCAAAGCAGTATTACATTATTGTTCGAGGATGAGGCTTATTACTATGTGTGGTCCAAGGATCTCGCTTTCGGTTATTTTGATCACCCTCCAATGGTAGCGCTTTGGGCTGCTATTGGGCAATTTTTTTCTGAGGGTGAATTAGGTGTTCGAATGCTTAGCGCCGTTAGTTTTTCAACTATGGTATGGTTGATTTGGTCTATGATTGACCTTAAAGACAAGTGGAACCATGTTATTCTCTTTTTTCTTTTGATCGTTTCCCTCGCTTTTTGGCAGGTTTTTGGTTTTATCATGACCCCGGACACTCCTTTACTTCTGTTTTCAGCGTTATTTTTATTAGCCTATAAACGCT
This DNA window, taken from Lutimonas zeaxanthinifaciens, encodes the following:
- a CDS encoding DUF4296 domain-containing protein, whose protein sequence is MKKLAFFLFLIVFFSCKSKIEFDKPADLISKDTMILMLYDMHLAVGTSNLQNVHLEKNRNYMSLVYEKYHIDSIRFGESNIYYTAKIDEYEEIFEEVQRRLKILEDEMEAVTDSILGVDKNAEEASRKKDSIERALDLKK
- a CDS encoding dihydroorotase — protein: MAMNTLIKGAKIVNEGKSSVQDILIEGEFIKKVAPQIEVFPEDTLIINASGKLIIPGIIDDQVHFREPGLTHKANIETESRAAVAGGITSFIEMPNTVPQATTQKLLEDKFKIAAKVSYANFSFMMGGTNDNLEELLKTDPKKVAAIKLFLGSSTGNMLVDDEEVLEKIFSSTNLLIAVHCEDETTIKNNLDKQKSIYGDDIPIELHPVIRSAEACYKSSSKAIELAKKTGARLHVFHLSTAKETELFTNKIPLKEKRITAEVCTHHLWFDDRDYKEKGTLIKWNPAVKSENDKKGLWEALLDDRIDVLATDHAPHTLEEKNQVYTKAPSGGPLVQHALQAMLESVRKNKISLEKMVEKMCHNPAILFEIEKRGFIREGYYADLVLVDPDCEYQVEKSNILYKCGWSPFEGVTFHSKVLKTFVNGQLIYNNGAFNDQIKGKRLTFDRI
- a CDS encoding polyprenol monophosphomannose synthase; amino-acid sequence: MQDTLVIIPTYNEKENIENIINATFSQEKSFDILIVDDNSPDGTADIVRKLQIEHPKSLYLEVRNKKDGLGRAYIHGFKWAIERKYDYIIEMDADFSHNPKDLVRLYNKCVEHGADVSIGSRYSKGVNVVNWPMKRVLLSYFASKYVQFVTGMPYNDTTAGFVCYNRKVLETIQLDKIKFVGYAFQIEMKFKAWKHGFNIQEVSVIFTDRTLGESKMSKTIITEAIFGIIKMRFSGLPKPPKKKQK